In a single window of the Cydia amplana chromosome 4, ilCydAmpl1.1, whole genome shotgun sequence genome:
- the LOC134663034 gene encoding methyltransferase-like protein 25B: protein MCSQKDTIKDAIFKSLKVIRMYDWLLDLYVLDFFVDDHWAKLPLSWRKCFQNMTPQELGNILSGIPTSHVLPLSFLSLVKSVKVLTLPRKANFEKSKKVIDDNEDSCGGHPKLKNLFLKHVKLKKRHEISLMAEVVSSVALESKCNAVIDFGSGLGHLVRVLAYKNNLHAAGIECQPQLTEEARKLDLQLEYTASKHLSENSIASLPRPIHLNMTLTSNEQLHQLKLPESMKTYGLVGLHPCGDLGPLLIKHFINCKQVKYICVVGCCFMKLSCEGKGSGYPLSEYLKGLDSKLSYVSREISCHAIEIYLERLRQDNYDDLKVHAYRAALERILVEHDPKLKHAPVRNIKHSNTMTFHQYSTLALERLNIPVVDVARGESDLLQWRRVVTLYTLRLALAPLVETVVLLDRVLYVLEHGLSCEIHPVFDPKLSPRNHIIVGKRT from the exons ATGTGTTCGCAAAAAGATACAATTAAAGATGCAATCTTTAAATCTCTGAAAGTAATACGCATGTACGACTGGCTTCTGGATCTGTATGTATTG GACTTTTTTGTAGATGATCATTGGGCAAAATTGCCATTATCATGGCGAAAATGCTTCCAAAACATGACGCCTCAAGAGCTAGGGAATATTCTCTCTGGAATCCCAACTAGTCATGTTTTGCCTTTATCATTTTTATCTTTAGTGAAATCAGTGAAAGTTTTAACCCTTCCTCGTAAGGCTAACTttgaaaaaagtaaaaaagtcattgatgacAATGAAGATTCTTGTGGTGGTcaccctaaattaaaaaacctgtttctaaaacatgtaaaattaaaaaagaggCATGAAATCAGTCTAATGGCTGAGGTTGTGAGTTCCGTAGCTTTAGAGAGTAAATGTAATGCTGTGATAGACTTTGGCTCAGGCTTGGGGCATTTGGTGCGAGTGctggcatacaaaaataatctTCATGCGGCTGGGATAGAATGTCAACCACAATTGACGGAGGAAGCTAG gaaaCTTGATCTACAGTTAGAGTACACAGCCAGTAAACACCTATCAGAAAACAGCATAGCATCACTTCCGAGACCAATCCATTTAAATATGACTCTAACTTCCAATGAACAGCTACATCAACTAAAACTCCCGGAGTCAATGAAAACCTACGGTTTGGTAGGACTTCACCCATGTGGAGATTTAGGTCCACTGTTAATAAAGCATTTCATAAACTGCAAACAAGTTAAATACATCTGTGTTGTCGGCTGCTGTTTTATGAAACTATCATGCGAGGGGAAAGGGAGTGGGTATCCCCTTAGTGAATATTTAAAAGGATTGGACAGCAAATTGTCTTATGTTAGCCGAGAAATTTCATGCCATGCCATTGAAATATACTTGGAGAGACTGAGGCAGGACAATTATGACGATTTGAag GTTCATGCTTATCGAGCAGCTTTGGAGAGGATTCTGGTGGAGCACGACCCAAAGCTGAAGCACGCACCCGTCAGGAATATCAAGCACTCCAACACCATGACGTTTCACCA GTACAGCACGCTAGCGCTCGAGCGCCTCAACATCCCCGTAGTGGATGTGGCTCGCGGTGAATCGGATCTGCTGCAATGGCGGCGCGTGGTTACGCTGTACACGCTTCGACTGGCTTTAGCACCTCTCGTTGAAACTGTGGTGTTGTTAGACCGCGTGCTGTATGTGCTTGAACACG GTTTATCCTGTGAGATTCATCCAGTATTCGATCCAAAGCTGTCACCTCGAAACCACATCATCGTAGGCAAGAGAACTTGA